The following nucleotide sequence is from Acyrthosiphon pisum isolate AL4f chromosome A2, pea_aphid_22Mar2018_4r6ur, whole genome shotgun sequence.
GTAACGTTATGACGTTATGTACACTCTTTACCTGAATTggcgttataataaataaataataataataattatactgaaaTGTCCCAAACTCCTATGTTGATTCTGAGAATATAAACATAGAATATTCTaaatctacctacctataggctataatctATATATGCCATATGGTATATAGGtcctaggtataggtaccaaaGCACAAATATATACTAGGCGGTGTTGTATTTAGTGTTTCTCCACCAGCTGTATAGGCTCTTTCTAATTAATTGCATTTTCCTAAaggcaaaaattatattttaaattataaaatatttcgagaaaacaatttgttatgatattatcctatataaaataaaggtacattaaaatgattaatttacatattttacgacttaagatatttatagtaaaacttGATTTCGtcaatttattaatcaaaaatactttttgtcGCTCCAGGCCCGTTCCAATAAGGCTTATGCCCAAATACAGCTCTGATCCTctgaatataggtaggtaatagataCTAAATCACAAAGGTGggcaatttaatgaaaataattaactcaagttaagttgaGTTAAGaagacacaagatcgataagttaaaagttaacagctaacaaattataaatttaactcgataattcaaaagttaatatagacaaaaatattaacttaactcagtttaaaaaaagttaattttttaattagtttgtaAATCACATAATGAGTGAATGcgtctttttagtttctaatttataaattataaaaaacaattttattgaaattgtatcataatgtacactgtatacccttttacttttactttattattatttactaatttaaaccatactcatctcaaattaataattcaacaaatatatttttttataccgtatagcaattgaatgtcataatacgtgaagatgagtacatgaccttcatatttattgtaagttatataacattaaaacataacaattgtcaatttgtaatttaaaattattaaaaatatttataattgcaactcacataatatataatttacaacttaataaaatatattaatgtacacaaaattatgttatcaagaaaaagaacagaaaggtttgtgtttttgtattggattatttttattttatactgatatagtaatatttacgtataaacgaaaaatttcaaaatgattttaacttgatggatttttttaaaatcaattgagaaaagctaagttatttcaactgtaaattaaactagttaagttcataagttgattagaaaataaactaactagttaagttaaaaatttaaaaaaaattaactttttaacttaactttaactgtttaactagttaatgcccacctttgctaaatcataattcataggtaGTAATTATTAGCTATAACCTAAATAACTCGCATTGGTTAGAATATAgacttaaatactaaattactcaatataatatgtcacaaGGAAATCAAACTTATGCGTCAGTCGTCAGTTAAAGGCGTCATCGGCGAGTAAGatctaaataaattgaaaattggattttgttatattatatgttaatgactatgtatgtataaataatattatattataagcacttATCtacccagtggcgtaattacgcGGGTGCACGACGATACACTTGCACCCCTGGCATAATGTAGCAGGTACTTTAGCACCCGCTTTAGCACCTGAAACAAACTgaactcaaaattcaaattttatgaaaatataattctattttattttttttttgaattttttgataaataataattaataacagaactgaacaaatgataaaatacattttcaacttttatttaaattacccaGAAAAAGAAGTATACCACAAAAATACGGTGGAGGTGAAAATGGCCCTCAAAATGTTCCAGTTGAAcgatattatctaataaatatatacttcacagtcttagatataataataaaagaaatggAGGTACGTTTTAAGGAGAATCAACTCCACATTTTGAATGGACTGaagaatttgattattaatgaaaaccttgaagaaaatatgttaacattagtatattaatatgatacttataaGTTAGATATGCAACCGTTAAAAAATgaactgaatatttttaatagaatgttTGCATCCAAATACCCTAATATATCTggaaaaagtaatatattttaaaaaaaaagtgaatacatAGCAAACCATGATATAAGATCAGAATTTCCTttaacatatacaatttttaaaacatttttaacaattccTACGAATACTGCGTCGTGTGAAAGAAGTTTTTCTTGTTTACGACGTTTAAAAACTTATCTGTGGACAACCATGGGCCAAGAACGTCTCAGTAGTTTGACATTGttacaaatagaaaaaaaatcaatagatCGATGAAGAAAAAGTTATTGATGAATTCAATAGCAGTGTATCAGTTTCTGGACGTCGCttagcattattataaataaatatttaaatgttatgtattatttttaataaaaataaattttcttttttaatatatatctattgtatttttaaatatatgcatttaaaatgtacagattatgaattatgatgattttagtttttatatgtatttcattgtatttttcattgaatattaCGAAATTGGTCTTTTTgattattggtatatattttctatgattGGACCTATGAAAGCTTTGCACCTGCTGAAATTTAATGGAATTACGGAATTTAATGTATCTACCTACCAGTTACGACCTacctaatgactaatgagtgtaataattaacaactaacaagtttatatttacctattatatattacgcgTAGTTCTATGTTTATACTCCAATGatgaattaagtaaattattttaatcataataggagcaatatattgcataatagaTCAAAAACGTCTTAATTAGTATATACATGCAGCGCTATGACTTGGCCCTTGGTTATGACTTATTCCCTGCACCCACCCCTCCCCTCCCCCCAACGGATCGGTACTCGAGTCGGTCGCGAGCTCTTCATGTATCTATACTGGTAGGATATACAAACACCCCCTCCCACAAAGACAAAATCCTAAACACGCCACGGCTGTGCGACCGATTTACGGTCCGGGACAAGATAGCTGGCGGTGAAGAAATGTATACGTTTACTTGTGATGTGAAACCGCCTGAGGTCGTGAGTCTGAGGAAGTCGGTGGGCAGGGGCCCGAGCATCGGCGGGTTCCAGCGACTCGACGAAGAGCCGCCGATTTGTCGGGCGGCCTTCTTGCCGAGGTTGTGCAGCACGTCGGGCAACCTGTAAACCGGAGAGAGACATAGAGCGAGAGAGAGTAAGAGAGACTCGTGCGGGCCCATCGATCGTCGAACCTGCAGGCCCTGATTTACGGATGTGCATGCAGTGCACGCGAGCACACGCAGGGTCCACACATAATAAGGGCCCATTACTGCTTTATTCAAAAAAGTACTTGTCAATGTCATATGCATTATTGATGTCTAATTGTGTAGTAGGTAATAAACGTTCATTTTCTGCACTTgaatgcatttaaaattcgCATTCGGTCTTCTGTAGACTGTAACACGAGAAAAACTGCAGTACTCTTTGCCATCATTGAGCCAATCAAATCACGACGTTCCAAAACAATTAGCAAATAATTTGCGCTATTGTTGAATTTGTcgaaaaatacacaaaaaaaaacgtataaaaaaaatataacagacTTGGAGAAAATACGGATTAAACTTAAAGTTGTCAGTTAGGTAGCCTATAGGTGTGATAAGTACAATAGAgctcaattaatatattgttaattttttaaaaaaatgtttccgtttttaaaattgttaccaATCTTATTTTGTATTGAAAAGGGCCCCAGATCGAGTACGGATAATAGTGTACCGCCAGCTGCTGGTCACCACTTCTTTAAATCAGGCCCTGCGTCGAAACGACCGAGACGGCGATCGCATATATTATTGGCACGGATAAAACGACTTGACGATCTCCTCACATCGGGTCGAAGAGCGCGTGCTGCACGGGCacaccgccgccgtcgccggGCCCGTTATTGAGCAGGTCGGCCGCCCGACACTCGTAGCTCATTGTCAACAGTTGGTCGACCGTCCTGTCCACGCTGCCCTTGTTGCACCGCAACACCGCCTCGATCACTTCGTCGTCCAGCGTCGGGAACATCGTCTTGAAGTTGGCCATCGCTTCGTTGAAGTCCAGCCCGACGGTCGGAGGCCGGCGAGCCGCGGTCTCGGCAGGTTCGGCCGCCACGTCCACCGCCTCCATACCGAGTGCGGTAGGTTCGACCTAACCTTCGTCCTCCACTTTATATACACCTGCCCAatgacgatatattattatgggctTATAATATGTGTCTCGCGCCACAtctgaaaattgattttatagcCAGCAGTTTGCCCCactttacaacaatattaataggtacctacctatatagtgttgtttttgaaactattattattttatgtgcgcattttaaatttttcataaatccagttcattttgttcaatatttaggTGTATCCTCAGAAAGTtggaatttattaaactattcaaATGTTCCTacataaagtaatataaaaaaaacgtaattcTAACTGTACGTATATACGTAGATATATACTTTGTGTCTTACTGTATATAAACTCACCtactacctatagtaataatttagttgacaataaaatataaaaattcaggaatattataattaattttccaattgtttatttacatgttattaaaatatgttatttattcgcgtttattataactattgtgagctctgtacattttattatcagGTAATttctatcaatttaaattttaattgtggcgtagattaggtacctacgcatgTTATGCTCTTTCGTTTTCTGTCATGGCGCAGATTACcaaaattagtacctacctacatgagATGTGGCGCAAAtcaattgttgtttttatattttggtgcatatattacaatattacatggTAAACGGACGTTTCGCCCCCGCCGTTTCGTCCCCGTCAAAAAAAACCAGTCCACGGACGTTTCGTCCCCGGAAATTATTGAGATAGGACGTTTCGTACCGGAGAGTTATTAACCATAGGATGTTTGGTCCCCGGCATACTTTGAtaacctaattaatttttaataaacaatttaatctttaaatgacaatactacaaactatacaaatacctacataattacaATCTGAGCGCACGGCAGTGCGCCAGGCCAAGTTCCAGCAATGCCAGTGTATCGTTATACACGAACCAATTCACCcagtttttttaacatatatatctctgtttcctcttaagataaacttttgaaatttaaaacacagattaATCTCGAGTAGTTTAGGACGCTGTAAGAAAATGAGCTTTTAATATTGTGCCATTTCAAAATGGGAGGAtttaaaaatttgcaaaattgttactgactcactcactgatcatcaaaattataagacacttcCCGTATAGCCGTATTGGTAGAAACGTGAAATTTGGCGCAAAGGTAGGTCTTACAGAGTAACCAaagggaaaaatctaaaaatttaatttttttcaaaattaataccgctTCAGTGTGTGCATTTCTAAACGTATGAAGTGGCGAGCTTTGCACGCAGAAACGTTTACTTTCAAACAGCGTTACAATATGGTAATAAGGAATTGTTTGTAgttgacttatatataatatattatatttataaaacataataatgttttcgtacatttattttattcaaatacaaaatataatataattatacaaatacagaatattttaataatattcgtcgGTTTGCGAACAATAATTTTACGTGATAACGTCATAGGAAACTCTTATGAATTGAATAGAAGCccgcaaaaataaatgatatccccAACAAAACATACNNNNNNNNNNNNNNNNNNNNNNNNNNNNNNNNNNNNNNNNNNNNNNNNNNNNNNNNNNNNNNNNNNNNNNNNNNNNNNNNNNNNNNNNNNNNNNNNNNNNNNNNNNNNNNNNNNNNNNNNNNNNNNNNNNNNNNNNNNNNNNNNNNNNNNNNNNNNNNNNNNNNNNNNNNNNNNNNNNNNNNNNNNNNCGAACAAAATATAACTGTGTACAGTGAGTGTGTAGAATTGTGGAAATAGCAAGTATGAAACATTTTATCGAATAGGTTTATCTTAATAacttttgatataggtactaaatactttatacctatttgaaaattccatcatttaatgtgttaaaataaatttagaatttcagCTCACAAACCTGCTTGGCTGAATAGTGCACGAACAAtctttattacttacctatagcctatattaCAGGTACTGTATtagcagtgttgtaaaaaatactttttaaaagtatttaaataattacctactcaAATACTCTTAAGATaaagtagttaaataattatataacattacattgttataatgttaaagtAAAACCACGACggcatggtatttttatttaacaagaataattataagtagaaacaaattaagaattaaaagaataaaaaaaagtattcaataaaatatttgaataattttactcaaatactttacaacactatatattagacattacagaattgttcattaaaaataaatgcatttagaTTATCAAAGTATGCCGGGGACCAAACATCCTATGGCTAATAACTCTCCGGGAGGAATCGTCCTATCTCAATAATTGTAGGGGACGAAACGTCTATGAGTCCATGTCGGTTTTTTTGACGGGGACGAAACGTCCGCGATTCATATTACATACAATCTCAAATGTGCGAATAATTGGAGGCAAAAATTATATCTCATCTCCATATATATTATCTGCAGCAATTGagaaattgttatataataatagataatatatatattttaatttgaaagttaTAACGCTTATGCCCACgggttgcataaacaatttcaaaaaatgtaatgaatcaATACTGAGCCAAGAGCTAACGGTTccttaaacataatttagtgGACCATGATCGGcccattaaattttattaaaccattaaattaatcaattattgttCATGCAACCCGGCATTATTCATGttctctatacatatatacctagggctgttcgattattttgattaatcaaAATTTCCTCCGATTAATCGATTTAATCGATTATTTtacgcattaaaaaaaaaaaacgattaattgtttatttgaaataatatacaagaataaattaataaactatttttatagccATTTCCTGCCGTTCCTGATATTGGTTATTTTCGTATcttctattatgatttatgaatgatTTGAAATAGACGacgttatataaaattaaaatggtgCTATATTTAGCCTTTAGCCATCAAaaagacattttatttatatttgatctgTTATTTGTACTGGGTCTGGGTTACCATGGCCTGGGTTATACTTGTATAACCatgattatacaattttaaatattttactagctTAAGATTTTAGAATATAGCGTTCGGTTGGAATACcatgatttattttcaaaaaagcactataagacataagtatcaataattttaagttgtaaACTTCTAAATGTTTGCAACCTATCAGTAGGCCAGTATAGGTAGTAAGTCGACaagatctaataaaaataataaaatcatattctttacaatgtatttttgcaaaatttaattttttaagtagtaGTTAACtcttgattaatatttaatagtgctAACTGCTAATACTTTCAAaagcttttatagttttatttttatgtcataaatcTATTAATCAAATCAGGATATTTTAGAACTTATATTCGGTTAGACTCAAGAGTCAAGACTTAATAAAATTGCACTgttaacttattaataaattaattacttaattacttcttgattaaattataaattgattgttacaattaatcgattaatcggttAATCGCGATTCCGATTAATTCGTTGAttaatcatttttcaattaattgtgCATAATCATAATCGATTCCCCCCAaaaataatcgaacagccctattaaatatacctataaatattacgctgcgtgtacctatattatactcgtatattaatatcattatcattattgttgtattttaaaaagcCGAATggcgttaataaataaataaataacattatattgcgTGTACCTATACTGCAGAGCGAAACGGTGTTTTTATAATGACACTAATTGCGGTTTGACCCTTCGATGTCTCAAGTCCGGTGGTGCCCTTTGCTGTAGGTGATGATGGAAAACCGGGTAGGTACCGGTTAGCTGCGGCTAGAACCTGTCGCCGAGGGGACCATTATGATTCGAATTCATTTATTGACCGGCTTCGAAAGAGGCgatacgaaaaatattattatttgcgttgttgttgttgcaattttcagtacctacataacattattacatacctatagaCGGAGAAAATTGAATACGTCGAGCGTCTCGGAAAATCAATAATTCCCAGTGCTGACGCGTCTCTCGACAAAACATTTTACCGGCCAGTTCCCGCGGTTTACGTAAGGCTAACGTAGATCGACCCACCCACGTAAGATTATACGGCATTATACATCCAcagaatacatttattagaataaaatataacgtattCTGTGGACAaccgctatttttttttttatcgaagcCTGTCTGTAGATTTTCCCTACTGCACCCGGCCACTACTAAGTTCATTGTTTTTACAAGTACctgctcataagtcataatattaataatagtaagtaagagatatgaatttatttgaacacatttttttattaaatatgtttatatgtacaataatatacatttattggtttaatactttaatgaaTTGACAAATCAAGTAATTTGAGAAACAGTCCCGTGGCATACCTTACGACTATGTTACTCGTATTTGGCCTATTTTTTGCCTCATTattgaataaatgtttttcgTGACTTATAatccaatatatattatatatatatatatatatatatatattcatggGAGAGTATTTAGGTATGACAGAACTAAAGTTTGAAAGTGTTATGGTTTATTTTAAAGGTTTAATTTCTACTAGTAGGTATCTATTGgtattgaaaaatgaatactGCAATGTTcacatcataggcgcaaatagcgtttttgatttggggggggggctattcGTGACTATGGTTTACATATCACTATAGGTAAACTGTATAAGTTAATCTATCCacggttataaaaaataatttttgcattCTCTACaatctattattttgtttataagttagaactttaactaaaattaattattttcacaaatgATCCTAACACATAGACAGGTATTGGCACGatgtcaatattttcaaattttcaatactataatatgttcacGCCGAGTAAGAAAGGCCAATATTAATGTATCCACGAGTCACCTTGaccatattattacacacatgTTGAATTAAATGCCTAGTTATTACCCCTTAAATCATGTTTTCTTACTACAACTTCAATGTGACAATCAACTCGGACAGTCTGCCGTTTTTTTACTAggttttatatgaataaatatgtctgtaacaaaaatatttatacttaaaataaagtttaaattagaaCTTCAACGTCGGTCTCAATTAATTATCTTTACCTATAAATCATGTTTGTTAAACAGTGTTCATTGTGTACtcccaattaattattatagttgcaataatttaatatgtagttgtaagatataatattaattggcaaatttatgtttataacgCATTCATGGATAGATTTTTGTCACTTTAGTATCAGTAACACTTCATTGAAACTGTCTCagaatcaaacaaataaaagatcgaaaaaaaattaagttaatttaaaaaccagtattctataaaatacatcaaataagTTAACCACCGGTGAGTGGTGATGGGCACTAGTCCTGTAGTATAAAGACAATCCTAGCTATTCtgtattaattaacaataagagcaaaattagtttttcagaagtaatttataaaaaattatagaagaTATATCTTTTCTTCAATAGTTTGAAATACTATTGGATGTTGTTTAAAAGTATACTTTGATTCAACAATGTTATTAATGTTCACTGTTCATAACTATTCTTAGACTTAACTTTggtatttagttaaataatattctgaatagtgccatatacaatattataacagctTTATACCACAATAAAGTTACTTTGAAAAACgcagttaaaacttaaattacattaatgtcTGTATGCATCGTCAATCATTGATGTTGGCTATGCATACAGGCATtggtaacattatataatttaagtgtgactttttattgtatatgtagaaaattataaaaagatattgGTGTAATGGATAATTAAAAgtcgaaattaaattattagtcaaattaacttttattgaagtgtaaaaaaagttgttgttaaaaatacaaaataattattctccattttctttttcttcacCCTTAGACTTTTTGGACTTTTTCTCCTTCTTGGATTTCTTCCGTTTAACACTCGTATTCAGACTTTCGTTCTGAAAACAATAACAAACATGAAAGATTGataagtttttaagtttaacaTAAACGAAATACCTGTTG
It contains:
- the LOC100168701 gene encoding CUE domain-containing protein 1 isoform X1; the encoded protein is MEAVDVAAEPAETAARRPPTVGLDFNEAMANFKTMFPTLDDEVIEAVLRCNKGSVDRTVDQLLTMSYECRAADLLNNGPGDGGGVPVQHALFDPMLPDVLHNLGKKAARQIGGSSSSRWNPPMLGPLPTDFLRLTTSGGFTSQVNVSESELNDEQIAILLQNEEFLVQLRKNEQFLSTLDKDSPVEEQRFFVPNQTPGDDDAAFKERLKNMGKASRKKFIQIARVFTGKKKKSSARNIMNQGDTHTKDNLFLHEEEH
- the LOC100168701 gene encoding CUE domain-containing protein 1 isoform X4 yields the protein MEAVDVAAEPAETAARRPPTVGLDFNEAMANFKTMFPTLDDEVIEAVLRCNKGSVDRTVDQLLTMSYECRAADLLNNGPGDGGGVPVQHALFDPMLPDVLHNLGKKAARQIGGSSSSRWNPPMLGPLPTDFLRLTTSGGFTSQVNVSESELNDEQIAILLQNEEFLVQLRKNEQFLSTLDKDSPVEEQRFFVPNQTPGDDDAAFKERLKNMGKGL
- the LOC100168701 gene encoding CUE domain-containing protein 1 isoform X3, encoding MEAVDVAAEPAETAARRPPTVGLDFNEAMANFKTMFPTLDDEVIEAVLRCNKGSVDRTVDQLLTMSYECRAADLLNNGPGDGGGVPVQHALFDPMLPDVLHNLGKKAARQIGGSSSSRWNPPMLGPLPTDFLRLTTSGGFTSQVNVSESELNDEQIAILLQNEEFLVQLRKNEQFLSTLDKDSPVEEQRFFVPNQTPGDDDAAFKERLKNMGKGI
- the LOC100168701 gene encoding CUE domain-containing protein 1 isoform X2, with protein sequence MEAVDVAAEPAETAARRPPTVGLDFNEAMANFKTMFPTLDDEVIEAVLRCNKGSVDRTVDQLLTMSYECRAADLLNNGPGDGGGVPVQHALFDPMLPDVLHNLGKKAARQIGGSSSSRWNPPMLGPLPTDFLRLTTSGGFTSQVSESELNDEQIAILLQNEEFLVQLRKNEQFLSTLDKDSPVEEQRFFVPNQTPGDDDAAFKERLKNMGKASRKKFIQIARVFTGKKKKSSARNIMNQGDTHTKDNLFLHEEEH